In Streptomyces chartreusis NRRL 3882, the following are encoded in one genomic region:
- a CDS encoding murein hydrolase activator EnvC family protein, which yields MRAKRCVRVCTRLILLLVVTVTALLAPPPPLFAAGSPVADVTVPAVGRTWPVGLRPRVVRGWEPPASVYGPGHRGVDLTAAPGTPVRAVAAGRVSFAGRVAGKGVVSVELTGTGDPPLRTTYEPVTATVEEGDEVGPGEVIGTVDATGSHCTAACVHWGLRRGETYLNPLALLPPWLLHRGPSRLLPVH from the coding sequence ATGCGAGCGAAGCGATGTGTGCGTGTGTGTACGCGGCTGATCCTGCTGCTGGTCGTGACGGTGACGGCCCTGCTGGCCCCGCCGCCGCCCCTGTTCGCGGCCGGTTCACCGGTCGCGGACGTCACCGTGCCGGCAGTGGGACGCACATGGCCCGTCGGATTGCGCCCCCGGGTCGTGCGCGGTTGGGAGCCCCCGGCGAGCGTGTACGGCCCGGGCCACCGGGGCGTCGACCTGACGGCAGCCCCGGGGACGCCGGTACGGGCGGTGGCGGCGGGCCGGGTGTCCTTCGCGGGCCGGGTGGCCGGAAAGGGAGTGGTCTCGGTGGAACTCACCGGGACGGGCGACCCACCGCTGCGCACGACGTACGAACCGGTGACGGCGACGGTTGAGGAGGGCGACGAGGTCGGACCGGGCGAGGTGATCGGCACGGTGGACGCGACGGGCTCGCACTGCACCGCTGCGTGCGTGCACTGGGGCCTGCGCCGCGGCGAGACCTACCTGAACCCGCTGGCGCTTCTCCCGCCCTGGCTCCTGCACAGGGGCCCGTCGAGGCTGTTGCCGGTCCATTGA
- a CDS encoding TetR/AcrR family transcriptional regulator: protein MAEHRSMQRAALLDAARSLLSEGGTEALTFPALAERTGLARSSVYEYFRSRAAVVEELCEVDFPVWAADVSAAMERAGTAEAKVEAYVRQQLELVGDRRHRAVVAISASELDAGAREKIRAAHGGLVAMIVEALGEMGHEQPRLAAMLVQGVVDAAVRRIELGAAEEPDVVADAAVNMALRGVRG, encoded by the coding sequence GTGGCCGAGCACCGGTCGATGCAGCGAGCCGCCCTGCTGGACGCGGCTCGTTCCTTGTTGTCCGAGGGCGGTACGGAGGCGCTGACCTTCCCGGCCCTCGCCGAGCGGACGGGGCTCGCGCGGTCGTCCGTCTACGAGTACTTCCGGTCACGGGCGGCCGTGGTCGAGGAGCTGTGCGAGGTCGACTTTCCCGTCTGGGCCGCGGACGTGTCGGCGGCGATGGAGCGGGCGGGGACGGCCGAGGCCAAGGTCGAGGCGTATGTGCGGCAGCAGCTGGAACTGGTGGGGGACCGGCGGCATCGGGCCGTGGTGGCGATCTCGGCGAGTGAGCTGGACGCCGGGGCCCGGGAGAAGATCCGGGCGGCGCATGGTGGGCTGGTCGCGATGATCGTCGAGGCGCTGGGCGAGATGGGGCACGAGCAGCCTCGGCTGGCGGCGATGCTGGTGCAGGGGGTCGTGGACGCGGCGGTTCGGCGGATCGAGCTGGGGGCTGCGGAGGAGCCGGACGTTGTCGCGGATGCCGCGGTGAACATGGCCCTGCGGGGTGTGCGGGGCTGA